The Gordonia terrae genome contains the following window.
GCGGTTGCCGTGCCCGTCGACGGTCGCGGTGTCGCGGCCGGAGTGGTCGATCGCGGCATTCAGCGCGACGACCGCGTCGGAGATCAGGGCGATCAGATGGTTGGCGCCGTGCGCCAGAGCGGCGTGATAGAGCGTGCGATCGGCCTCGGCGATCCGCACCGGGTCGCCGCCCATCTCCAGCACCAGCGACGACGCGATGGCCTCGCCCACCGCATCGGCGGCGGTGATCGCGAAGCACGCGTTGGTGAGACGAGCGGTGTCGTCCTCCGACCCCACGAACGTCATCGCGGGATGCAGCGCGATCGCCAGTGCCCCGCGTTCGGTCACCGGTTGCAGCACGGCGACTCCGTGCGCACCCGCGGTGTGCGCCACGATCGTCCCGGGCCGAAGCGAATCGGAGGACGCGATCTGCTCGACAACGGCGCTCAGGGCTGCGTCAGGCACGCTGAGCAGCAACAACTCGGAGCGTGCGACGACCTCGTCGAGATCGAGGACCTCGGACTCGGGAAGCCGACGCGCAGCCCGGCCGCGGGACTCGGGCGAACGGGCCACGACGGCACCGACCACGTGCCCGGCCTTCTCCAGCGCCTCGCCCAGCGCGGTGCCGACACGACCGGCGGAGATGAGACCGACGGTGAGCCGAGCCGGTGCCGGCAGGTTCGTCATTCCCGGAAAGGGATCGGTGGGAGCAGACCGTGCAAACGCGTCGTCCGAGACGAGGTGATCAGGATGCAGGCCATCGCCGACGGCGTCATCGCCACCGGCTCGCCGTGCGGACGGCATTCCACCGCTCGGTGAGGTCACCGCTGTCCTCCAGAGTCTCGTTCCAGTCCCGCCTCTGCCGGAGCGACCGTCACGCGAGCGAACTCGGCGCGGCGGCGTCGGCACGGGTACCAGACGTTGCAGAGCAAGAGTAGGTCCGACACCGCGGCCGGTGCCAACCTCTGTGACAGGTGTCACCTCGATGCCGGGACGGGCCCGCCCCCGGAGTTGTCGACCGAACGACGGAACCCTCGATGACCTGGGCTGAAGCGGCGTAGTCTGAGGCGGCCGCCGCCGCTACCGCCCCGCCTGCACACGAAGGTCTGCCCATGAGCTTGCAACCGGGCACAGAGTTCGCCGGATACACGGTCGTGCGCAAGATCGGTGCCGGCGGCATGGGCGAGGTGTACCTCGTACGTCATCCACGACTCCCCCGCCACGACGTCATCAAGCTGCTCGCCGAGCACGTCTCGAACGATCCGACCTTCCGTGCCCGGTTCACCCGTGAGGCCGACCTCGCCGCCCAGCTCGACCATCCCTGCATCGTCAGCGTCTATGACCGGGGTGAGGTCGACGGACGGCTCTGGATCTCGATGCAGTATGTGCCCGGAACGGATGCGGCCGCGCTGCTCGCCACCTCCCCCCGGGGACTTCCGTTGGCCGATGTCGCGGCCGTGGGCGACGCCATCGGCGCCGCACTCGATCACGCGCATCGGTGCGGGCTGCTCCATCGAGATGTCAAACCGGCG
Protein-coding sequences here:
- a CDS encoding Rossmann-like and DUF2520 domain-containing protein, whose product is MTSPSGGMPSARRAGGDDAVGDGLHPDHLVSDDAFARSAPTDPFPGMTNLPAPARLTVGLISAGRVGTALGEALEKAGHVVGAVVARSPESRGRAARRLPESEVLDLDEVVARSELLLLSVPDAALSAVVEQIASSDSLRPGTIVAHTAGAHGVAVLQPVTERGALAIALHPAMTFVGSEDDTARLTNACFAITAADAVGEAIASSLVLEMGGDPVRIAEADRTLYHAALAHGANHLIALISDAVVALNAAIDHSGRDTATVDGHGNRLAERILGPLVAASLRNVLELGPSALTGPVARGDAPAVTRHLAALRTVPGGAGPHGIADAYRTLARRAADHTDAPQALIDALEDR